The Argentina anserina chromosome 3, drPotAnse1.1, whole genome shotgun sequence genome includes a region encoding these proteins:
- the LOC126789243 gene encoding uncharacterized protein LOC126789243, whose amino-acid sequence MREAIHLIPLLFLFFPAFFPSLSQSTNPAQPATADDDDDSSVVYQLHQFKLRIAHLESVLAESVVNLNERVDQIEKREQRIDDMSHKIHHLQSVLSTLKGDSLLADQRLNALEEEVRRLWAASRKNNFDIHVLESKAQDAEERLESVTSQAEKMNDIVTEQGIELQRLQQALHIQQARTSRVRRQVSYTRCTFLKFFSHILDDHLLKLLGSNLDPFSHVPCISWKES is encoded by the exons ATGAGAGAAGCAATTCATCTAATCCCActcctcttcctctttttTCCCGCCTtttttccctctctctcccaaTCCACCAATCCAGCTCAGCCCGCCACcgccgacgacgacgacgactcCTCCGTCGTATACCAGCTCCACCAATTCAAGCTCCGAATCGCTCATTTAG AATCGGTTCTGGCTGAAAGCGTTGTGAATCTGAATGAGAGAGTCGATCAAATCGAAAAGCGCGAGCAGCGGATTGACGACATGTCGCACAAGATCCACCATTTGCAATCTGTTCTATCCACTCTCAAG GGAGACTCATTGCTTGCTGATCAAAGACTCAATGCTCTAGAAGAAGAg GTTCGGCGTCTGTGGGCGGCTTCGAGGAAGAACAATTTCGATATTCATGTTTTGGAGTCTAAAGCACAGGATGCTGAGGAGAGGCTTGAGAGTGTTACTTCTCAGGCTGAGAAG ATGAATGACATTGTTACTGAGCAAGGGATTGAACTCCAGCGGCTTCAGCAGGCGCTTCATATTCAACAA GCAAGGACTTCCAGGGTTCGAAGGCAAGTAAGCTATACAAGATGCACTTTTTTGAAG TTCTTCAGTCACATTCTTGATGACCATCTGCTGAAGCTGCTTGGGTCTAACTTAGATCCGTTTTCTCATGTACCCTGCATCAGTTGGAAAGAATCTTGA
- the LOC126789240 gene encoding protein E6, producing the protein MAPSAKSLSFLFLLSLLLSQQVQSRSVFFSKVANVKNQNTEELPNKESTTVVTKQEQEPTFTPETENGYGLYGHDSTELPPSTTTAAEPYSATPSNSEHFTTTTTTGNDEPYTTPTTSINDNIPYTHYNPNKNSNYYNSNYENNQNEVTETRLTQQRGYTTPTSQNSNNFYNGERQGMSDTRFTQQRGYTTPTSQNSNNYYNVERQGMSDTRFMENGKYYYDVNSEKNNNQNQNQYMTSQVVDSRNWYNNNNNRGYYGSNKGNQNTYENNDVYQNDEFQENEDDQFVP; encoded by the coding sequence ATGGCTCCTAGTGCCAAATCCCTCTCTTTCCTCTTCTTGCTATCTCTCCTCTTATCTCAACAGGTTCAATCTCGAAGTGTCTTCTTCAGCAAAGTAGCCAATGTGAAAAACCAGAACACTGAAGAGCTCCCCAACAAGGAGAGCACTACTGTTGTGACCAAGCAAGAGCAAGAGCCAACCTTCACCCCCGAAACCGAAAACGGCTATGGTCTCTACGGCCACGATTCCACCGAGCTTCCTCCCTCTACCACCACCGCCGCTGAACCATACTCCGCCACCCCCTCCAACAGTGAAcatttcaccaccaccaccaccacaggAAATGATGAGCCATATACCACCCCCACAACTTCCATTAACGACAACATTCCATACACACACTACAACCCCAACAAGAACAGCAACTACTACAACAGCAACTACGAGAACAACCAAAATGAGGTGACTGAGACAAGGCTTACCCAGCAGAGAGGCTACACTACCCCGACCAGCCAAAACAGCAACAACTTCTACAACGGCGAGAGGCAAGGCATGAGTGACACAAGGTTTACACAGCAGAGAGGCTACACTACTCCGACCAGCCAAAACAGCAACAACTACTACAACGTTGAGAGGCAAGGCATGAGTGACACAAGGTTCATGGAGAATGGTAAGTACTACTACGACGTCAACAGCGAGAAAAACAACAATCAGAACCAGAACCAGTACATGACTTCCCAGGTGGTCGATTCCAGAAACTggtacaacaacaacaacaacagggGTTACTACGGCAGCAACAAGGGGAACCAGAACACCTATGAGAACAACGATGTGTACCAGAACGACGAGTTCCAAGAGAACGAAGACGACCAGTTCGTTCCATGA
- the LOC126789235 gene encoding uncharacterized protein LOC126789235 — MGVDYYKLLQVDKSATDDELKKAYRKLAMKWHPDKNPTNKKEAETKFKQISEAYEVLSDPQKRAIYDQYGEEGLKGQVPPPDAGGPGGATYFQTGDGPNVFRFNPRNANDIFAEIFGFSSPMGGGMGGGGGGGSGMRGGRSFGGMFGDDIFSSFGEGGRPMSQGPRKAPPLERKLPCTLEELYRGTTKKMKISREIADASGRTLPVEEILTIEVKPGWKKGTKITFPEKGNEHPNEVPADLVFIIDEKPHSLFTRDGNDLVVTQRISLAEALAGYTLHLTTLDGRTLNIPINSVIHPTYEEIIPREGMPIPKDPSKKGNLRVKFDIRFPTRLTSDQKAGIKKLLGP, encoded by the exons ATGGGTGTAGATTACTACAAGCTCTTACAGGTCGACAAGAGCGCAACAGACGACGAGCTCAAGAAGGCGTATCGGAAATTAGCCATGAAGTGGCACCCTGATAAAAATCCCACCAATAAGAAAGAAGCCGAGACCAAATTCAAGCAGATCTCTGAGGCTTATGAG GTTTTGAGTGATCCCCAGAAAAGAGCAATCTATGATCAGTATGGTGAAGAAGGGCTTAAAGGCCAAGTGCCGCCGCCAGATGCCGGTGGGCCTGGTGGTGCTACATATTTCCAGACCGGAGACGGGCCTAATGTGTTTAGATTCAACCCCAGGAATGCCAATGACATTTTTGCTGAGATTTTCGGGTTTTCTAGCCCGATGGGCGGTGGAatgggaggaggaggtggtggtgggagTGGCATGAGGGGTGGGAGATCATTTGGTGGAATGTTTGGGGATGACATTTTCAGTTCGTTTGGAGAAGGCGGCCGGCCGATGAGTCAGGGACCGAGGAAAGCTCCTCCTTTGGAGAGGAAGTTGCCGTGTACCCTTGAGGAGCTCTATAGGGGAACcacaaagaagatgaagatatcTAGGGAGATTGCAGATGCAAGTGG GAGGACATTGCCAGTGGAGGAAATCTTAACCATTGAGGTGAAGCCTGGCTGGAAAAAAGGAACAAAGATCACTTTCCCAGAGAAAGGGAATGAACATCCAAACGAAGTCCCTGCAGATCTTGTATTCATAATCGACGAGAAACCACACAGCCTATTCACTAGGGATGGGAACGACCTAGTTGTTACACAGCGGATCTCGCTGGCGGAAGCTCTAGCAGGTTACACTTTGCATCTCACCACACTGGATGGGAGGACCCTCAACATCCCCATCAATTCTGTCATTCATCCAACCTATGAAGAGATTATCCCACGGGAGGGTATGCCTATACCTAAAGATCCCTCCAAAAAGGGAAATCTTAGAGTGAAATTCGACATCAGATTTCCAACTAGGTTGACTTCTGACCAGAAGGCCGGAATCAAGAAACTCTTGGGTCCATAA
- the LOC126789250 gene encoding uncharacterized protein LOC126789250 yields the protein MGGEEDTTWEQRLNALTHILINPTTTPPLHSQFFISTQIPCYLNWEYPPVLCSKFSSSIHLKWGISLFLKRVFKFGPPETSWRSKCPYQIPPPLILAKGVEEAQWDQEQKRLNFRKRLRRKRYGVDVNPWIPFLIPNMLLFSLLLWNPYP from the coding sequence ATGGGAGGGGAAGAAGACACAACATGGGAGCAAAGGCTCAATGCCTTAACTCACATCCTCATCAACCCAACAACCACACCACCTCTCCATTCCCAGTTCTTCATCTCCACCCAAATTCCATGCTACCTAAACTGGGAGTACCCACCAGTCCTCTGTTCCAaattctcttcctccattcaTCTCAAATGGGgcatctctctcttcctcaaaAGGGTCTTCAAATTTGGTCCCCCTGAGACTTCCTGGAGATCCAAGTGCCCGTATCAGATCCCTCCACCATTGATCCTAGCTAAAGGAGTAGAGGAAGCTCAGTGGGATCAAGAGCAGAAGAGACTGAACTTCAGGAAGAGGCTAAGAAGAAAACGCTATGGGGTTGATGTCAATCCTTGGATTCCTTTTCTAATTCCCAATATGCTattgttttctcttcttctttggaaCCCATATCCCTAA
- the LOC126789220 gene encoding uncharacterized protein LOC126789220: MSILPSPRLLTLSNQPNLLAFSTAAPPLHSLRRSPSSSVSYAPTNASKPLRTSATSSSSSVTVENSNSDSEPSAAPATLFVIRASNRIGLLGIITRVFTVLGLRVDKATVEFEGDYFVKKFFVTDSTGARIEDRESLDRIQKALLDAIDDCGGTVSAGPTTTRGVVVRRPGLGLGSGERGAKAERMFGLMDGFLKNDPISLQKDILYHVEYTVARSRFSFDDFEAYQALAHSVRDRLIERSHDTQLYFKRKDPKRVYFLSLEFLMGRSLSNSVINLGIRDQYAEALSQLGFEFEVLAEQEGDAALGNGGLARLSACQMDSMATLDYPAWGYGLRYQYGLFRQVILDGFQHEQPDFWLNFGNPWETERVHVTYPVKFYGTVEEEILNGKKCNVWNPGEVVEAVAYDNPIPGYGTRNTITLRLWAGKPSDQRDMEAFNTGDYINAVVSRQKAENISSVLYPDDRSYQGKELRLKQQYFFVSASIQDIMRRFKDAHSNFDEFPDKVSLQLNDTHPSLAIAEVMRVLVDEEHLEWNKAWDIVCKLFSFTIHAVIAEGLEKIPVDLLGSLLPRHLQIIYDINFNFVEELKKRIGLDYDRLSRMSIVEEAAVKTIRMANLAVVCAHTVNGVSQVHSELLRTKLFKEFYELWPEKFQCKTNGVTQRRWIVVSNPSLCALLSKWLGTEAWIRNVDLLTGLREYADDANLQQEWMMVKKVNKMRLAEYIEAMSGVKVSLDAMFDVQTKRIHEYKRQLLNILGIIHRYDCIKNMDKSQRSKVVPRVCIIGGKAAPGYEVAKKIIKLCHAVAEKINNDNDIGDLLKLVFIPDYNVSLAEVVIPGADLSQHLSTAGHEASGTGSMKFLMNGCLLLATEDGSTVEIVEEIGAENLFLFGAKIHEVPELRERGPDHSVPLQCARVLRLIRDGHFGFQDYFQSLCDSVEGDDFYLLSSDFGSYLEAQAAADKAFADPKKWTKMSILSTAGSGRFSSDRTIRDYAEKNWGIKPCRFPSESEG, encoded by the exons ATGTCGATTCTACCCTCGCCGCGCTTACTCACTCTCTCTAACCAACCAAACCTCCTCGCATTCTCAACCGCCGCTCCTCCACTCCACTCCCTCCGCCGATCACCGTCCTCCTCCGTCTCCTACGCCCCAACCAATGCCTCCAAACCTCTCCGCACCTCCGCCACCTCATCATCCTCCTCCGTCACCGTGGAAAACTCCAACTCCGACTCCGAACCCTCCGCCGCGCCCGCCACGCTCTTCGTGATCCGCGCCAGCAACCGCATCGGCCTCCTCGGCATCATCACGCGCGTCTTCACCGTCCTCGGCCTCCGCGTCGACAAAGCCACCGTCGAATTCGAAGGCGACTACTTCGTCAAGAAGTTCTTCGTCACCGACTCCACCGGCGCGAGGATCGAGGACCGCGAGAGCCTCGACCGGATCCAGAAGGCTCTGCTCGACGCCATCGACGACTGCGGCGGGACCGTCTCGGCCGGGCCTACCACCACGAGAGGCGTCGTGGTCCGCAGGCCGGGTTTGGGCCTGGGCTCGGGCGAGCGCGGCGCCAAGGCCGAGAGGATGTTCGGGTTGATGGACGGGTTCTTGAAAAACGACCCGATTAGTCTTCAGAAGGATATTCTCTACCACGTTGAGTACACCGTGGCCCGGTCAAGGTTTAGCTTTGACGATTTCGAAGCCTATCAG GCTTTAGCGCACAGTGTGAGGGATCGGTTGATTGAGAGATCGCATGATACTCAGCTTTACTTCAAGAGGAAAGATCCGAAGCGCGTGTATTTCCTCTCGCTTGAGTTTCTTATGG GTCGGTCATTGTCAAATAGTGTTATCAACCTTGGCATCCGAGACCAGTATGCGGAGGCTTTGAGTCAGCTTGGCTTTGAGTTTGAAGTTCTGGCTGAGCAG GAAGGAGATGCTGCTCTTGGTAATGGCGGCCTAGCCCGTCTTTCTGCTTGCCAAATGGACTCTATGGCAACTTTGGATTATCCTGCATGGGG TTATGGACTACGGTACCAATATGGACTCTTTCGCCAGGTTATACTAGATGGCTTTCAGCATGAACAACCTGACTTTTGGTTGAACTTTGGGAATCCTTGGGAGACAGAGCGGGTTCATGTAACATATCCAGTGAAG TTCTATGGGACTGTTGAAGAGGAAATCTTGAATGGTAAAAAATGTAATGTTTGGAACCCTGGAGAAGTG GTAGAAGCTGTGGCTTATGATAATCCTATACCTGGTTATGGAACTAGAAACACCATTACTCTCCGCTTATGGGCTGGAAAACCGAGTGATCAACGTGATATG GAAGCTTTCAATACGGGAGATTACATCAATGCTGTTGTTTCGAGACAGAAAGCAGAAAATATTAGTAGTGTTTTGTACCCTGATGATCGTTCTTATCAG gGGAAGGAACTGCGGTTAAAACAACAGTATTTCTTTGTCTCAGCATCCATTCAAGACATAATGCGGAGATTCAAAGATGCTCATAGTAATTTTGATGAATTTCCAGATAAG GTTTCTCTGCAGCTCAATGATACTCACCCATCTCTTGCGATAGCTGAGGTCATGAGAGTGCTGGTTGATGAAGAGCATCTGGAATGGAATAAAGCTTGGGATATTGTTTGCAAACTCTTTTCTTTCACAATACACGCAGTAATTGCTGAAGGGTTGGAGAAAATCCCTGTTGATTTACTGGGCAGTCTTCTCCCACGCCATTTACAA ATTATATATGACATCAACTTCAACTTTGTCGAAGAGTTGAAGAAGAGGATTGGCTTAGATTATGATCGTCTCTCTCGGATGTCTATTGTTGAGGAAGCTGCTGTTAAG ACTATCCGGATGGCTAACCTGGCGGTTGTGTGTGCTCATACTGTGAATGGTGTATCCCAAGTACATtcagagttattaagaacaaaaTTGTTCAAG GAGTTCTATGAACTGTGGCCTGAGAAATTCCAATGCAAGACAAATGGCGTTACCCAG cgCCGATGGATTGTGGTGAGCAATCCTAGCCTGTGCGCTCTTCTCTCAAAATGGCTTGGAACTGAAGCATGGATCCGTAATGTTGACCTTCTGACTGGCTTGCGAGAATATGCAGACGATGCTAATCTTCAACAAGAATGGATGATG GTTAAGAAGGTTAACAAGATGAGGCTTGCTGAGTACATTGAAGCAATGAGTGGTGTGAAG GTTAGTTTAGATGCAATGTTTGATGTCCAGACAAAGAGAATACACGAGTACAAAAGACAGTTGCTTAATATACTCGGCATCATCCATCGATATGACTGCATCAAG AACATGGATAAGAGTCAACGGAGCAAGGTTGTACCCCGTGTCTGCATTATTGGAGGAAAAGCTGCTCCTGGTTATGAAGTTGCTAAGAAAATTATCAAACTTTGCCATGCTGTAgcagaaaagataaataatgataACGATATTGGGGATCTTCTAAAGCTG GTTTTCATTCCTGATTATAATGTTTCTCTCGCTGAAGTGGTAATACCAGGGGCTGACCTTTCACAGCACTTAAG CACTGCAGGACATGAGGCTTCTGGAACTGGCAGCATGAAATTTCTCATGAATGGATGCTTACTCTTGGCTACTGAAGATGGGTCTACAGTTGAAATTGTTGAAGAAATAGGGGCAGAGAACTTG TTTTTGTTTGGCGCAAAGATTCATGAAGTTCCTGAATTGCGTGAGAGAGGACCTGATCATAGCGTGCCACTACAATGTGCACGGGTATTAAG GCTGATCCGAGATGGTCATTTTGGCTTTCAAGACTATTTCCAATCTCTATGTGATAGCGTGGAGGGCGATGACTTCTATCTGCTCAGTTCGGACTTTGGGAGCTATTTAGAGGCACAG GCTGCTGCTGATAAAGCATTTGCCGATCCAAAGAAGTGGACTAAAATGAGCATCCTCAGCACAGCTGGTTCTGGCCGATTCAGCAGTGATAGAACAATCCGTGACTACGCTGAGAAGAATTGGGGGATCAAACCTTGCCGGTTCCCTTCTGAGTCAGAAGGCTAG